In Cicer arietinum cultivar CDC Frontier isolate Library 1 chromosome 1, Cicar.CDCFrontier_v2.0, whole genome shotgun sequence, one DNA window encodes the following:
- the LOC101495702 gene encoding tRNA (guanine(37)-N(1))-methyltransferase 1 produces MYSVHASHSKAAFSLAAKQSMMSNLFLKPQIHLLSFPSQLLFPHTLNKLNKPSILPFIPITTTFSTPHFSTTTTSLSYGPSLHKGTNPSQSQSQFPQNDVVLHEETFTRVFDLAALRVPSAECSALESRLRGHLLNWPRVRNIARVPGDDIDPNIAPLLGHQINGNSDEEEEGGKSLVSLQRRVNGKSEDDDGDDLTPVLYRDKLAKTFNSRGFVKFRNLAKISRPNRNKKKEKEGEGKFVEVEGNKRVGRTGFVVVEVVEEEQGGVDEGFRNLLGEEFGNGKWRGSTRLLLLDERYADGDVEALPEAIKAVLKEYAEKSTTLTFELVRCKLTLFYDYWQMNEILEALLPEGVIVPSAFETVGHIAHLNLKEEHLPYKKLIAKVVLDKNKPKIKTVVNKIDSIHNEYRTMQLEVLAGNHSLVTTLVENGLRFHFDLATVYWSSRLATERQRLLSGFTQKDVVCDVFSGVGPLAISAAKIVKCVFANDLNPYAVEYLERNSVLNKLERKVKIFNMDGRRFIKAMFASNKAHSITQVVMNLPNEAAEFLDAFRGIYKDIPKNGEFTFPTIHVYGFSKAEDPEFDFHERIRIALLEVAVNVDMRRVRPVAPGKWMLCASFVLPKSVAFANTAVDA; encoded by the exons ATGTATTCTGTTCATGCTTCACACAGTAAAGCAGCATTTTCACTAGCTGCTAAACAATCAATGATGAGCAACCTATTCCTAAAGCCCCAAATTCATCTTCTTTCCTTTCCATCACAACTCCTCTTCCCTCACACTCTCAACAAACTCAATAAACCTTCTATTCTTCCCTTTATTCCCATCACAACAACATTCTCAACCCCACACTTTTCCACCACAACCACATCACTCTCCTACGGACCCTCCCTCCACAAAGGCACCAACCCTTCCCAATCCCAATCTCAATTCCCTCAAAACGACGTCGTTCTACACGAAGAAACTTTCACTAGAGTTTTCGACCTCGCTGCACTTCGCGTCCCTTCCGCCGAATGCTCCGCTCTCGAAAGCCGCCTCCGTGGTCACCTTCTTAACTGGCCTCGCGTTCGTAACATTGCTCGTGTTCCCGGTGATGACATTGACCCTAATATCGCTCCTCTCTTAGGTCACCAAATTAACGGTAACAGCGAcgaggaagaagaaggaggaAAATCTCTCGTTTCGTTGCAACGGCGTGTTAACGGAAAATCGGAAGACGACGACGGTGACGATTTGACCCCTGTGCTGTATCGCGATAAGCTTGCTAAAACGTTCAACTCTCGCGGATTCGTGAAATTTCGGAATCTAGCGAAGATTTCGAGGCCGAATAGGAATAAGAAGAAGGAGAAGGAGGGGGAGggtaaatttgttgaagttgaAGGGAATAAGCGCGTTGGGAGGACTGGTTTTGTTGTGGTTGAGGTTGTTGAAGAAGAACAAGGAGGTGTTGATGAGGGTTTTAGGAACTTGCTTGGTGAAGAATTTGGGAATGGCAAGTGGAGGGGATCGACGAGGTTGTTGCTGCTCGATGAACGCTATGCGGATGGAGATGTGGAGGCGTTGCCTGAGGCGATAAAG GCTGTCTTGAAGGAGTATGCAGAAAAAAGCACCACTTTGACTTTTGAGCTAGTGAGATGCAAGTTGACACTGTTTTATGATTACTGGCAGATGAATGAG ATCTTGGAGGCCTTGCTGCCTGAGGGTGTGATTGTTCCATCAGCTTTCGAGACTGTTGGTCATATTGCGCACTTGAATTTGAAAGAGGAACATTTACCATACAAGAAGCTTATAGCAAAG GTTGTGCTGGATAAAAATAAGCCAAAGATAAAAACAGTTGTGAACAAGATTGACTCCATTCATAATGAGTACAGGACCATGCAGCTTGAAGTTTTAGCAGGAAACCACTCTCTTGTGACTACATTAGTTGAGAATGGACTTCGCTTTCATTTTGACTTAGCAACAGT ATATTGGAGCTCTAGGCTTGCAACTGAAAGACAAAGGCTTCTGAGCGGTTTTACACAGAAAGATGTTGTCT GTGATGTTTTCTCTGGAGTTGGTCCACTTGCCATATCTGCAGCAAAGATAGTTAAGTGTGTTTTTGCTAATGACTTGAACCCATATGCAGTGGAGTATCTGGAAAGAAATAGTGTTCTAAACAAACTCGAGAGGAAGGTTAAG ATCTTTAACATGGATGGAAGAAGGTTTATTAAGGCCATGTTTGCCAGTAATAAAGCTCATTCCATTACACAAGTGGTTATGAACTTGCCAAATGAAGCCGCAGAATTTCTAG ATGCATTTCGGGGAATATACAAAGATATTCCTAAGAATGGGGAATTCACTTTTCCAACAATCCATGTTTATGGATTCTCCAAAGCCGAAGATCCAGAATTTGATTTTCATGAG AGAATAAGAATTGCGTTGCTTGAAGTGGCAGTCAATGTAGACATGCGACGGGTACGACCTGTTGCACCTGGAAAATGGATGTTGTGCGCATCATTTGTTCTCCCTAAAAGTGTAGCATTTGCTAATACTGCAGTTGATGCCTAA
- the LOC105852312 gene encoding uncharacterized protein — protein MASEKTISFHEDETMKPLYVEQGTAKNRGRRSNGKGPKKPPQRGLGVEQLERMRAQETLKKMAEASGIVHLDHHHQCHFGNSNNSVNPLRYNAQYSSNGSFHFPQQMMMNENNNNNNVFGAFIGNNKNHNVGAGWLVPNINQHNNKLETSKNLSSMSNINSQCFDLCLKKTRLNEENVIRGTNATRREMPLGMWSNMNDFLGFVPQHVSPNFVGENGDFYNKLVRHDATVVSAYPTHHNLDECVEVVAVHRRGNSSGSGRVFMEYEFFPGKDGRGTTSKELEFPTNTNTIVFGEPSSSITFTAYGGDTTTTASNSIDLSLKL, from the exons ATGGCTTCTGAAAAAACCATTAGTTTCCATGAAGATGAAACAATGAAACCCCTTTATGTTGAACAAGGAACAGCAAAAAACAGAGGTAGAAGAAGCAATGGAAAAGGTCCAAAGAAACCACCACAAAGAGGTTTAGGTGTGGAACAGTTAGAAAGAATGAGAGCTCAAGAAACCTTGAAGAAAATGGCTGAAGCTTCTGGTATTGTTCATCTTGATCATCATCATCAGTGTCACTTTGGTAATAGCAACAACAGTGTTAATCCTTTGAGGTATAATGCGCAATATTCATCAAATGGGTCATTTCATTTTCCTCAACAAATGATGATGAatgaaaacaacaacaacaacaacgttTTTGGTGCTTTCATTggaaacaacaaaaatcataatgTTGGTGCTGGATGGCTTGTTCCTAATATTAATCAACACAACAACAAGCTTGAGACCTCTAAAAACCTCTCTTCAATGTCAAATATCAATTCTCAATGTTTTGATCTTTGCCTCAAG aAAACACGTTTGAACGAAGAGAATGTAATAAGAGGAACAAATGCAACAAGAAGAGAAATGCCTTTGGGGATGTGGTCTAATATGAATGATTTTCTTGGATTTGTGCCTCAACATGTTTCCCCAAACTTTGTTGGAGAAAATGGTGATTTCTATAACAAACTGGTCAGGCATGATGCTACTGTTGTTTCTGCTTATCCAACTCATCACAATCTTGATGAG tGTGTGGAGGTTGTTGCGGTTCATAGGAGGGGGAACTCATCAGGGAGTGGCAGAGTTTTCATGGAATATGAATTTTTCCCAGGAAAAGATGGCAGAGGCACTACTTCCAAGGAGCTAGAATTTCCtacaaacacaaacacaataGTCTTTGGTGAACCTTCTTCTTCTATCACTTTTACAGCCTATGGAGGAGATACTACTACAACTGCTTCTAATTCTATTGATTTGTCTCTCAAGCTTTGA